One Caenibius sp. WL genomic window, AAGGCGACATCTGGCTGATCAGCGGAACCAGCGTGGCGACACCGCCGACACCGGCCGCCGCAACAGCTGCAATATTGATAAAATCACGCCGCCGGATGCCGTCTGCGCCATCCTGAGCGGCGAGGGTCTGCAAATCTGCGGTGCCAGTATTTTCTGCCATCAGCCCTGCCTTGCCTTGCCATTCGGATACACGGCCGCAAGACACAGTGCACCCAACCAAAATTTTGCCGGATGTGCGTTAAGGACTCCCCCCTCGCCGCACAATCAGCGCATTCCTTTGCAGAATGCTACCTTTTGCCGGTTAGCGGGCTGATAGACGTGAAGGAACCTCTTGCCAACAGACATTTTCCGTTTCGCCACAGCAAATCAGCCCGCAAGGCCGATCAGCGAAAATTGCCGGCCGTAATTTTCCTCGGATAAATGCGTCGCGCGGCGGAAAGAGAAGAAACGCGCCGGATCGCCGTAGGTGTCCAGCCCCAGGGCACCCGCCGATCCGACACCGGCCTGCCGCAACCGACCGACAACATAGGCTGCCAGATCGAACTGATAGTGCCCGGCCCGGCCCGGTGCGAAATAGGCCGCATCGCCAGCCTGTCCGAAACCGGCGCGGAAATCCTCCCCCACTTCGTAGCTTGCCTGCGCGATGCAGGGCCCGACGGCCGCCGCGATGTGCCTGCGCCGCGCGCCCAGCCGCTCCATCGCCGCCACGGTCGATTCGATCACCCCGCCATGAGCGCCTTTCCACCCGGCATGGGCCGCCCCGACGACGCCCGCCGCCGTATCGGCGAACAGGACAGGGGCACAATCGGCGGTGACGATCCCCAGCAGCAGGCCGGGCCGGGCGGTTACCAGGGCATCGGCATGAGGCCGCGCGCCGTCTTCATCCCACGGTTCGTCCACAGTCACGCAATCGGGCGAATGGACCTGATAGACGGTGACCAGCCGCCCGCCGGGCAGCACCGCCTCTGCCGCGCGGCGGCGGTTTTCCGCCACTGCCGCGCCATCGTCCCCCGCGCCGCGCCCGACATTGAGCCCGGCGACCATGCCGGTCGACACCCCGCCTTCGCGCGTCAGGAAGCCATGCGCCACGCCCTGCAGCAGGGAGGAGCGGAGCGGGTTGACCGCCTCAGCCAAGGGAGCGTCCCACCTGTTCCGCCGTATCGCGCGACAGGCCGGGGGTGGCCGCGATCCGTTCCAGCTCGCCGCGCATCAATGCGGAGCGGACCGGCTCTATCCGCCGCCAGCGGCCCAGCGGCGGGACAAAGCGCGCCGCCGTCTGCGCGTTGATCGGGTCGAGCGCGAGGATCAGGTCGGCAATCATACGATACCCTTCGCCGTCCCGCGCATGGAATGCCTGCGGATTGCCCGCGAAAGCCATGTAGAGCGCACGCACCCGGTTAGGATTGTGCAGTGTGAAATCGGAATGCTGCGCCAGCGCTTTCACATGTTCCAGCGCCTGGCGGTGCAGCGATCCGGCCTGAAGCGAAAACCACTTGTCGATCACCAGCGCATTGCCATCATAGCGGGCTTTGAAATCGGCCAGCAATTCGGCGCGGGCGGGCGTGTCGAGCCCTGCAAGCACCATCAGCGCGCCTTGCCGGTCGGTCATGTTGTCCGCCGCGCGATATTGCGCCGCGGCCAATTCCGCCGCCCGTTCGGACACACCCGCCGCCAGCAGGACGAGTGCCTGCGTCTTGAGCTTGCGGGCGCCGCGCGCCGCCGCATCGAGGCTGTAAGGCACGGCGGAAGCCCGCGCATGCAGCGCCGTGAGCCGCTGTTCAAGCGTCCGGCCAAGC contains:
- the pgeF gene encoding peptidoglycan editing factor PgeF, producing the protein MAEAVNPLRSSLLQGVAHGFLTREGGVSTGMVAGLNVGRGAGDDGAAVAENRRRAAEAVLPGGRLVTVYQVHSPDCVTVDEPWDEDGARPHADALVTARPGLLLGIVTADCAPVLFADTAAGVVGAAHAGWKGAHGGVIESTVAAMERLGARRRHIAAAVGPCIAQASYEVGEDFRAGFGQAGDAAYFAPGRAGHYQFDLAAYVVGRLRQAGVGSAGALGLDTYGDPARFFSFRRATHLSEENYGRQFSLIGLAG